Genomic DNA from Phaeobacter porticola:
TTTTGGGGGAATGGTCTAAACCTTGGTCAGGCCTCACGGGCCAGCCGTTGTTCCAGTACGTCAAACGGCACTCCCGGTTCATCCTTAGCCCCGCGGATCACCAATGAGGTCTTGACGCTGGCCACATTGGGCGTGGTCAGCAGATCACTGGTCAGAAAACTTTGAAAGGTGCTCAGATCAGGAGAAACGCACTTCAGGATGAAATCCACTTCGCCATTCAGCATATGACACTCCCGCACCAGCGGCCATTCGCGGCACTTCGCCTCAAATGCGCTGAGTTCTGACTCGGCTTGGCTCTCCAGACCAACCATGGCAAAAACCTGCACTTCAAACCCCAACTCGCGGGCATTGACCTCAGCATGATACCCACGGATCAACCCCGCCTCTTCCAGCGAGCGCACTCGGCGTAGACAGGGAGGGGCAGAGATGCCCACGCGCTTGGCCAGTTCGACATTGGTCATGCGACCGTCGGCCTGCAATTCCGACAAAATCTTGCGATCAATCGGATCAAGGCGTGTTGTGACCATCTGGGAACTCCTGTTGAAATTTGCGTTTGTTATACCAGTATCCGCGAGGCGCGCAATATTGTTTCATACCTGCGCAACAATCTTTGCAATCCACGGCGTCGTGCCTCAGCATCTTAGCTGAGCGGGTCACAATTCACGGTAATGGTGTTTGCCCAACGCAGGGCTTTAAGACGTCGCCGGGTGCAGTTATATGCATTGCATGACGGCGGCAAGACCGCCCTTTCATCGACTGGGGATATGAGATGAGCGATACGCGCCACACCAAGGTTCTGATCATCGGGTCCGGCCCGGCCGGCTACACCGCAGGCGTTTATGCCAGCCGCGCTATGCTGGAACCCATCCTGGTTCAGGGCATTGAGCCGGGCGGCCAGCTGACCACCACCACCGAGGTTGAAAACTGGCCCGGCGATACCGAGGTTCAGGGCCCGGATCTCATGGTACGGATGCAGGATCATGCCAAGGCCATGGGATGCGAGATCATCGGTGATATCATTACGTCGCTCGACACCAGCACGCGGCCCTTTGTCGCCAAGGCTGACAGCGGCACCACCTTTACCGCAGATGCCGTCATTCTTGCGACCGGTGCCCGCGCCAAATGGCTTGGGTTGCCCTCGGAAGAGAAATTCAAGGGCTTTGGCGTTTCAGCCTGCGCAACATGCGACGGCTTTTTCTACCGCGGCCAAGAGATCGTCGTGATCGGTGGCGGCAACACCGCCGTTGAGGAGGCGCTGTTTCTGACCAATTTTGCGTCGAAAGTCACCCTGATCCATCGCCGTGATGAGCTGCGCGCAGAAAAGATCCTTCAAGATCGGCTGATGAAAAACGAAAAGATCGAAACGCTGTGGTTCCACCAGCTGGAAGAGGTGGTCGGCACCGAAAATCCTCTGGGCGTCGAAGGCGTCCGGGTCAAGAATGTCAAAACCGGTGAGATCAATGAAATCGCCTGTAAAGGCGTGTTTGTCGCCATCGGCCATGCCCCGGCAAACGAACTGGTGAAGGACGTGTTGGAGCTGCATAACGGAGGCTATGTCTCTGTGAACCCCGGCACCACGGAAACCTCGATCCCCGGTATCTTTGCTGCGGGCGACCTGACCGATCACAAATACCGTCAGGCCGTCACCTCTGCCGGTATGGGCTGCATGGCGGCCCTCGACGCAGAGCGTTTTCTCGCCGAACAGGACTAGTTGGCGAACAGCGCCAATACCCTCAACATTTCAATATCGACGGGCGGCCAAACAGGTCGCCCGTTCGCATTTGGACGACGGCAGAAACCCCGCCCACCAGAATTCTGCGAATACCCGCATTTGCGGTCCATTGGGCCACAGTCAGGCGGATAATTGGCACGAATGATCCTTTTTGCGCTCATCACCTGGCGCAAACCTAGACAAGCTGCGCAAGCCCGCGCTATTGCGCCGCCTAAATGCGCCCGCTCCTGGGTGTTTTGCGCAAGCAACGAGAGATTTGACATGACAATGCTGAGCAATTTGGCTCCGATCCCGGAGCTCTATGTATCTTATGACTCCGCCCAGAAGCTGAAAATCGAAGCTGGTAATCTTAAAAGCCACGACCTGAGCCCACGCCAGATCTGTGATCTGGAGCTATTGATGAACGGTGGTTTTAATCCGCTCAAGGGATTCCTGTCGGAAGCGGATTACAACGGTGTTGTTGAGAACATGCGGATGGCCGATGGGTCGCTCTGGCCGATGCCGATTACGCTGGATGTGTCCGAAGATTTTGCCGCCTCGCTGGAAATCGGCGAAGACATCGCGCTGCGTGATCAGGAGGGCGTGATCCTCGGGACCATGACAGTGACCGACCGTTGGGAGCCGAACAAATCCCGCGAAGCGGAAAAGGTATTCGGTGCTGATGACGACGCGCATCCGGCAGTCAACTACCTGCACAATCAGGCAGGCAAGATCTACCTGGGTGGCCCGGTCACCGGCATTCAGCAGCCCGTACACTATGATTTCCGTGGTCGTCGCGACACCCCGAACGAACTGCGCGCTTATTTCCGCAAGCTGGGCTGGCGCCGTATCGTGGCCTTCCAGACCCGTAACCCGCTGCACCGTGCGCATCAGGAACTGACCTTCCGCGCCGCGCGTGAGGCTCAGGCCAACCTGCTGATCCACCCGGTCGTTGGCATGACCAAACCCGGCGATGTTGATCACTTCACCCGCGTGCGCTGCTATGAGGCGGTGCTGGACAAATACCCGGCCGCCACCACCTCTATGTCGCTGCTCAATCTGGCGATGCGCATGGCAGGCCCACGCGAAGCGGTCTGGCACGGCTTGATCCGCAAGAACCATGGCTGCACCCACTTCATCGTTGGGCGTGACCACGCAGGCCCCGGCAAGAATTCGGCTGGTGAGGATTTCTACGGCGCCTATGACGCGCAGGACCTGTTCCGTGAGCATCAGGAAGAAATCGGCATTGAAATGGTCGACTTCAAACATATGGTCTATGTGCAAGAGCGCGCCCAATATGAACCGAATGACGAGATCGAAGATCGTGACAACGTCACCATCCTGAATATCTCCGGCACAGAACTGCGCCGCCGTCTGGCCGAAGGCCTGGAAATCCCTGAGTGGTTCTCCTTCCCCGAGGTGGTGAATGAGCTGCGCAAGACCAAGCCGCCGCGCTCCAAGCAGGGTTTCACCGTGTTCTTTACCGGCTTCTCCGGCTCCGGCAAATCCACCATCGCGAACGCGCTGATGGTTAAGCTGATGGAAATGGGCGGCCGCCCTGTCACACTTCTGGACGGTGATATCGTGCGGAAAAACCTCAGCTCGGAGCTGGGCTTCTCGAAAGAGCACCGCGATCTGAACATCCGCCGCATCGGCTATGTGGCGTCCGAGATCACCAAGAACGGTGGTATCGCCATCTGTGCCCCGATCGCGCCCTATGCCACCACCCGCCGCGCCGTGCGTGAGGATGTGGAAGAGTTTGGCGCCTTTCTTGAGGTCCATGTTGCCACCTCCATCGAGGAATGCGAACGCCGTGACCGGAAGGGTCTATATAAACTGGCTCGTGAAGGTAAGATTAAGGAATTCACCGGCATCTCTGACCCCTATGATGTTCCGGCTGACCCTGAATTGCGGGTCGAGACCGAGAATGTCGACGTAGACAACTGCGCGCATCAGGTTCTGCTGAAGCTGGAAAACATGGGCCTGATTGCAGGCTGATACGTTTCAGATCAAAAAATAAAGAAAGGCCGCCAAATGTAAGGGCGGCCTTTTTCGTTGTCGTGCGCAAGTCGCCAATGAGCTACGATCAAAGCGTCGTCAATAAAATTTCTACGGCACGCTGTTCAAGCTGGCCTAGGTACGCGGCCTGTTCCTTGATCGCGCGCAACCCAGGCAGACGCAACGCGTAGTCCTCAGCCGAGATCTGAGCGATTGCCGCATGGATCTCATCTTCACTACCACACGTCATCATCGCGCCGGGAGCGAGGAAATCACCTATGTTCGGACATCCCCAGTAGATTGGTACGGTTTCACAGAGGATTGCGTCGATCAGCTTTTCAGAAAAGTAATTTCGCTCGCGCACATTCTCGATCACCACGCTATAGCGGTAAGGTGCCAAACCGTCGGCCTTGGCCTGAAATGGACGATACCCGCGCCCCAGGATATCTACCTCTGGCCTGTTGGCCTGAAGATGAGCAGCGATCTCATGGCGCAGCTTGTGGCCCGGGTGGTCTCGCTTGGCCGACGCAATGAGCGACAGATCGGCCTGTTTCTGAGGTCTGAGCGCGGCCCAGTCCTGCACCCAGGTCGTACCAAAGGGTAGGAACGCCCCATTTCCAATTCGGATCAGAAGGTTCTCATCATAGCTGAAAACACGGTGAAACCGGCGCCAGGTCCAAGGCAACAGCCGATGGTGCACTGCCGACATGATCTTAGGCTCCATTACCATGATGGAAATCCGGGCACGGCATGGCCAACGCCATTGCACATGCATTCCGGTCTTTGCCCAGACAATCAAATGGTCCTGCACGCCAAGATCTGCGATACGCCCGCCTGCCAGTTCCGGTGGGCAGCCCAAAGGCCAATGCAACGTAGAGAGGCTTTGGTTGGCGAAATCGCGGTTCAGCTTGGCACCATAGGGTGCAACCGCAATTGCAGGTTCACGCATCACTCCCAAGCCTTCTTCAGTCGGCGTTTGGCAAATCAACTGTGCCGCGCATCAGGACAAAACCCTTGCCTGCAACACGAATTCCGCTGGGAGCCTCAGCAGGCCCCACTCGGCTGACAACTGCCTGACCCGGACGCCCCATCCCATGGCCCTGTTCCGCGATGAAGGTCTCTGTGTTCATCAGACCATGGCGCCACAGATAAGCGGCCATTGCTCCGGTTGCCGATCCGGTAAAAGGATCTTCTGGTGGGCTGGGTGGTGCCATCAACAGGCGTGAAAACGTATCGCCCTCCTCTGTCGCACCACCAAGCGTGACAATAAACGGCTCCATCACGTCGATCCCGTCGGCATCCAATACCGTTCCCAGGTCCGCAAGCGCCGTCAGGTCCAGGGTTGCGGCCTCCAACGCGGCGCGATCCTTTAGAACGGTGATGCAGAATGGTAGCCCTGTTGAAACCAGCTGTGGTTGCCCCAGTATCGCCTCTACCGGCAAAGAGATGGCCGCCGCGACAAGCGCAGGATCGGGCCTGGCCCCGAACGTCGGGGCGACCTGCGTCATCTCAATCATGTCACCTGCAACCGTCACCCGAACCAGTCCCGCTCCGGTTTCAAGTGTGATCGCGTTCCCTGTCATCAGCCCGCGATCGCGCAATGCCGCAACGGTTGCAATAGTCGGGTGACCTGCAAATGGAATCTCACGACTGGCTAGAAAATAACGCACGCGCAGATCAGCGGTTTCAGACGAGCCGGTAAAGGTACATTCGACCAGAGAGGTTTCGCGCACATAGGCCATACACACCTCATCCGAGAGCTCTGCCCCCCCGTGAACGACGGCACAGCCATTCCCACCAAAGGCGCGAGCCGAGAACGCATCCACCCAGTCAAAGTCATACCGCATCGCGCGCGCTCCCACACAGCATAGTTACCTTGAGTGATAGGGAAACCATGCCATGCGACACATCGCAAGGGTCATTGCCTTGAGAGATAAATGTTATCTTTGTCTGCGGCGCGGCGACCATCCTGTCAGATCATCGGATCCAAGCACGCGGTCCTCACAGGGACAGGGGCGCCGTCATGGGCGCCCCTGGAATAAATTTCGTACATCAGTCATGAGATGCAG
This window encodes:
- a CDS encoding PhzF family phenazine biosynthesis protein, which codes for MRYDFDWVDAFSARAFGGNGCAVVHGGAELSDEVCMAYVRETSLVECTFTGSSETADLRVRYFLASREIPFAGHPTIATVAALRDRGLMTGNAITLETGAGLVRVTVAGDMIEMTQVAPTFGARPDPALVAAAISLPVEAILGQPQLVSTGLPFCITVLKDRAALEAATLDLTALADLGTVLDADGIDVMEPFIVTLGGATEEGDTFSRLLMAPPSPPEDPFTGSATGAMAAYLWRHGLMNTETFIAEQGHGMGRPGQAVVSRVGPAEAPSGIRVAGKGFVLMRGTVDLPNAD
- a CDS encoding glycosyltransferase family 10 domain-containing protein — encoded protein: MREPAIAVAPYGAKLNRDFANQSLSTLHWPLGCPPELAGGRIADLGVQDHLIVWAKTGMHVQWRWPCRARISIMVMEPKIMSAVHHRLLPWTWRRFHRVFSYDENLLIRIGNGAFLPFGTTWVQDWAALRPQKQADLSLIASAKRDHPGHKLRHEIAAHLQANRPEVDILGRGYRPFQAKADGLAPYRYSVVIENVRERNYFSEKLIDAILCETVPIYWGCPNIGDFLAPGAMMTCGSEDEIHAAIAQISAEDYALRLPGLRAIKEQAAYLGQLEQRAVEILLTTL
- a CDS encoding Lrp/AsnC family transcriptional regulator; the protein is MVTTRLDPIDRKILSELQADGRMTNVELAKRVGISAPPCLRRVRSLEEAGLIRGYHAEVNARELGFEVQVFAMVGLESQAESELSAFEAKCREWPLVRECHMLNGEVDFILKCVSPDLSTFQSFLTSDLLTTPNVASVKTSLVIRGAKDEPGVPFDVLEQRLAREA
- the trxB gene encoding thioredoxin-disulfide reductase, producing the protein MSDTRHTKVLIIGSGPAGYTAGVYASRAMLEPILVQGIEPGGQLTTTTEVENWPGDTEVQGPDLMVRMQDHAKAMGCEIIGDIITSLDTSTRPFVAKADSGTTFTADAVILATGARAKWLGLPSEEKFKGFGVSACATCDGFFYRGQEIVVIGGGNTAVEEALFLTNFASKVTLIHRRDELRAEKILQDRLMKNEKIETLWFHQLEEVVGTENPLGVEGVRVKNVKTGEINEIACKGVFVAIGHAPANELVKDVLELHNGGYVSVNPGTTETSIPGIFAAGDLTDHKYRQAVTSAGMGCMAALDAERFLAEQD
- a CDS encoding bifunctional sulfate adenylyltransferase/adenylylsulfate kinase gives rise to the protein MTMLSNLAPIPELYVSYDSAQKLKIEAGNLKSHDLSPRQICDLELLMNGGFNPLKGFLSEADYNGVVENMRMADGSLWPMPITLDVSEDFAASLEIGEDIALRDQEGVILGTMTVTDRWEPNKSREAEKVFGADDDAHPAVNYLHNQAGKIYLGGPVTGIQQPVHYDFRGRRDTPNELRAYFRKLGWRRIVAFQTRNPLHRAHQELTFRAAREAQANLLIHPVVGMTKPGDVDHFTRVRCYEAVLDKYPAATTSMSLLNLAMRMAGPREAVWHGLIRKNHGCTHFIVGRDHAGPGKNSAGEDFYGAYDAQDLFREHQEEIGIEMVDFKHMVYVQERAQYEPNDEIEDRDNVTILNISGTELRRRLAEGLEIPEWFSFPEVVNELRKTKPPRSKQGFTVFFTGFSGSGKSTIANALMVKLMEMGGRPVTLLDGDIVRKNLSSELGFSKEHRDLNIRRIGYVASEITKNGGIAICAPIAPYATTRRAVREDVEEFGAFLEVHVATSIEECERRDRKGLYKLAREGKIKEFTGISDPYDVPADPELRVETENVDVDNCAHQVLLKLENMGLIAG